One genomic region from Yersinia canariae encodes:
- a CDS encoding YniB family protein, which translates to MTYQQAGRVAVIKRIAGWLVFIPALLSTLISIISFAYQYSQKSTGINAVMLDFIHVMTDMIRFNTTFLDIFWYNSPVPDFEQGFSASNIMFFIIYMLIFVGLSLQASGARMSRQVRHIREGIEDQLILEQAKGSEGRSREQLEEKIVLPHHTIFLQFFTLYILPLVIGVVFYFVIKLLGLMAQG; encoded by the coding sequence ATGACCTATCAACAGGCTGGGCGTGTCGCTGTTATCAAACGGATAGCCGGGTGGCTCGTTTTTATTCCAGCACTGCTGTCAACATTGATTTCAATTATCAGTTTTGCCTATCAATATAGTCAAAAAAGCACGGGAATTAATGCGGTTATGCTGGATTTTATCCACGTCATGACCGATATGATCCGCTTCAACACAACTTTTCTGGATATCTTCTGGTACAACTCGCCAGTGCCTGATTTCGAACAAGGTTTTTCAGCATCGAATATTATGTTCTTTATCATTTATATGCTGATTTTTGTGGGTTTGTCATTGCAGGCGTCCGGTGCGCGAATGTCACGGCAAGTACGTCACATTCGCGAAGGTATTGAAGATCAACTGATTTTGGAGCAAGCCAAGGGCAGTGAAGGGCGCAGCCGGGAACAGTTGGAAGAGAAAATAGTCTTACCGCATCACACCATCTTTTTGCAGTTTTTTACCTTATATATCCTGCCACTAGTGATAGGTGTGGTGTTCTATTTTGTCATAAAACTATTGGGATTGATGGCTCAAGGATAA
- the srsR gene encoding LysR family transcriptional regulator SrsR: protein MNVFISKKMRNFIILAQTNSMAKAAEKLHMTASPFGKSIAALEELVGYSLFTRNEKNISLNKAGQELYQELFPIYQRLSAIDNTIVSMSHRQKNIVIGIDNTYPTIIFDQLFSLSDKYDGVTAQPFEFSENSVIDDLLDRRVDFIISPQQASPRVTHIDSLQTTELPLLRLGFLVSRRFENCQSLELLNTLPWLQMRFQNRANFESLLDAHFRSIGINPTIIYRPYSFMAKISAVEQGQFLTVVPQFAYRLVNPAKLKYFDAPNQPMYMREYLYSLKNNHHIEQVMGYIHSDRDGD from the coding sequence ATGAACGTTTTCATTTCAAAGAAGATGCGTAATTTTATTATTTTGGCTCAAACAAACAGCATGGCGAAGGCCGCTGAAAAATTACACATGACAGCTTCACCTTTCGGTAAGAGTATCGCGGCCTTGGAAGAGCTGGTGGGGTATTCACTGTTTACTCGCAATGAGAAAAACATCAGCCTAAATAAAGCCGGACAGGAGCTATATCAGGAATTATTCCCTATTTATCAGCGATTATCGGCCATTGATAATACGATTGTGTCTATGTCCCATCGGCAGAAAAATATCGTCATTGGTATCGACAATACTTATCCCACGATCATTTTTGATCAGTTATTCAGTCTCAGTGATAAATATGATGGCGTCACGGCTCAGCCTTTTGAGTTTAGTGAAAACAGTGTGATAGACGATTTACTCGACAGGCGCGTGGATTTTATTATCTCTCCACAGCAAGCCTCGCCCCGCGTTACGCATATTGATAGTTTGCAAACCACGGAACTTCCTTTATTACGCCTCGGCTTTTTGGTCTCACGCCGTTTTGAAAATTGCCAATCGCTTGAATTATTGAATACATTGCCGTGGTTACAAATGCGATTTCAGAATCGGGCTAATTTTGAATCCTTATTAGATGCGCATTTCCGCTCTATTGGGATTAACCCGACTATCATATATCGCCCATACAGCTTTATGGCGAAAATTAGCGCAGTAGAGCAGGGGCAATTTCTCACTGTCGTCCCGCAGTTTGCTTATCGGTTAGTCAATCCGGCTAAGCTGAAATATTTTGATGCGCCAAATCAGCCCATGTATATGCGCGAGTATCTCTATTCACTCAAAAATAATCACCATATAGAACAAGTCATGGGCTATATACATTCCGATCGTGACGGTGATTAA
- a CDS encoding succinate CoA transferase, with product MKRSYCTLTSDEAAECIEHGNMVVFSGFTPAGAPKVLPAAIARRANAYHQQQKDFQIRLLTGASISAQADDELAAADAVAWRAPYQTASLLREKINQGAVSFVDLHLSEVAQMVNYGFFGDIDVAVIEASAITADGKVYLTSGIGNSPIFLHKAKKIIIELNHYHSPRVAELADIVILGAPPRRNTLPIFHTLDKVGQSYVQIDPAKVVGIVDTQLPDASNSLDRENPLCEKIADNVVIFLLNELKLGRIPPEFLPLQSGVGNINNAVMKRLGENPDIPPFMMYSEVLQESVVQLLETEKVLGVSASSLTISPATLKKIYDNMDFFANRIVLRPQEISNHPEIIRRLGIIALNVGLEFDIYGHANSTHVAGTELVNGIGGSADFERNAYLSIFMAPSIVKGGKVSTIVPMCTHVDHSEHSVKVIVTEQGVADLRGLSPMQRASTIINNCAHPMYRDYLHHYLAQAKGGHLHHDLAQAFRLHQNLFEFGSMLAP from the coding sequence ATGAAACGGTCATATTGCACATTGACATCTGATGAAGCTGCCGAGTGTATTGAGCATGGAAATATGGTGGTGTTCAGCGGTTTTACCCCAGCCGGAGCGCCAAAAGTGCTTCCCGCGGCCATTGCCCGGCGAGCAAATGCTTATCACCAACAGCAGAAAGACTTTCAAATCCGCTTGCTGACGGGCGCGTCAATCAGTGCTCAAGCAGATGACGAATTAGCCGCTGCCGATGCCGTTGCATGGCGAGCGCCGTATCAAACCGCCTCATTATTAAGAGAAAAAATCAACCAAGGGGCGGTCAGTTTTGTTGATTTGCATCTGAGTGAAGTCGCGCAAATGGTCAACTATGGTTTCTTTGGTGACATTGACGTGGCGGTGATTGAGGCCTCAGCAATAACAGCCGATGGCAAAGTTTATCTCACTAGCGGGATTGGTAACTCTCCTATTTTTTTGCATAAAGCCAAGAAAATTATCATCGAATTAAATCATTATCACAGCCCTCGCGTCGCCGAGCTGGCCGATATTGTGATACTGGGCGCGCCTCCACGGCGCAATACCCTGCCCATATTCCATACACTGGATAAAGTGGGCCAATCTTATGTACAAATCGACCCCGCGAAAGTGGTTGGTATCGTCGATACACAGTTGCCTGATGCCAGTAACAGCCTTGACCGCGAAAACCCATTGTGTGAGAAAATTGCGGACAACGTGGTCATTTTCTTACTGAACGAACTTAAATTAGGGCGCATCCCGCCCGAGTTTCTCCCCCTACAAAGTGGTGTCGGGAACATCAATAATGCCGTCATGAAGCGCTTGGGCGAAAACCCCGATATACCGCCGTTTATGATGTATTCCGAGGTGTTACAAGAATCCGTGGTGCAGTTGTTGGAAACAGAAAAAGTGCTGGGTGTCAGTGCCTCTAGCCTGACAATTTCACCTGCCACGCTGAAAAAAATCTATGACAACATGGATTTCTTCGCCAATCGAATTGTCCTGCGGCCCCAAGAGATTTCTAACCACCCGGAAATCATTCGCCGCTTAGGTATCATTGCACTTAATGTGGGGCTGGAATTTGATATTTATGGTCACGCCAACTCCACCCATGTCGCGGGGACAGAGTTGGTTAATGGTATTGGTGGCAGCGCTGACTTTGAGCGCAATGCCTATCTGTCGATTTTTATGGCCCCCTCCATCGTCAAGGGCGGGAAAGTCTCCACCATTGTGCCGATGTGTACCCATGTTGATCACAGTGAACACAGTGTAAAAGTTATCGTCACTGAACAAGGAGTGGCGGATTTACGCGGTCTATCACCAATGCAACGTGCCAGTACGATTATCAATAACTGTGCGCATCCTATGTATCGTGACTATCTGCATCACTATCTGGCGCAGGCCAAAGGGGGACATTTGCATCACGATTTAGCGCAAGCTTTCCGGCTACACCAAAATTTGTTTGAGTTTGGCTCCATGCTGGCCCCTTAA